Proteins co-encoded in one Actinomadura luteofluorescens genomic window:
- a CDS encoding RNA polymerase sigma-70 factor has protein sequence MAADGGPGGDPAAGELDHATAVFAEVRPRLFGIAYRMLGSATEAEDLVQDVWLRWQTYDRAAVADPAAFLATTITRLAINVLQSARVRRESYVGPWLPEPVDTGADPYLGAERGEALNLAVLMLLERLSPTERAAYVLREAFDYPYPQIAEILQAGEPAVRQLVSRARKHLRSERRAPVTGAEQRRLLTAFVAAARAGDLAALEEILAADAVSYSDGGGAVRASRFPVVGAVRVAKYVRAFANHFWDGVDVEWATVNGQYAALLQRDGRTFTVLTVDATDQGIGQVLWMMNPAKITAASTAA, from the coding sequence ATGGCGGCGGACGGCGGACCGGGCGGCGACCCGGCGGCGGGCGAACTCGACCACGCCACCGCGGTCTTCGCCGAGGTGCGGCCGCGGCTGTTCGGGATCGCCTACCGGATGCTGGGCAGCGCCACCGAGGCCGAGGACCTGGTGCAGGACGTCTGGCTGCGCTGGCAGACCTACGACCGCGCCGCCGTGGCCGATCCCGCCGCCTTCCTGGCGACGACCATCACGCGGCTGGCGATCAACGTCCTGCAGTCCGCCCGGGTCCGCCGGGAGAGCTACGTCGGTCCCTGGCTGCCCGAACCCGTCGACACCGGCGCCGATCCGTACCTGGGCGCCGAACGCGGCGAGGCGCTCAACCTCGCGGTCCTGATGCTCCTGGAACGGCTGTCGCCCACCGAACGCGCCGCCTATGTGCTGCGCGAGGCGTTCGACTACCCCTATCCGCAGATCGCCGAGATCCTCCAGGCGGGGGAGCCGGCGGTCCGGCAGCTGGTCAGCAGGGCCCGCAAGCACCTGCGGTCCGAGCGGCGGGCGCCGGTGACCGGCGCCGAGCAGCGCAGGCTGCTGACCGCCTTCGTCGCCGCCGCCCGCGCCGGCGACCTGGCCGCCCTGGAGGAGATCCTCGCCGCGGACGCGGTCAGCTACTCCGACGGCGGCGGCGCCGTCCGCGCGTCCCGTTTCCCGGTGGTGGGCGCGGTCCGTGTCGCCAAGTACGTCCGGGCGTTCGCGAACCACTTCTGGGACGGGGTCGACGTGGAGTGGGCCACCGTGAACGGCCAGTACGCCGCCCTGCTCCAGCGCGACGGCCGGACGTTCACCGTCCTCACCGTCGACGCCACGGACCAGGGCATCGGCCAGGTGCTGTGGATGAT